A window of the Vibrio ostreae genome harbors these coding sequences:
- a CDS encoding glycosyl transferase family protein, with the protein MSTILECIRTVGRGERGRKPLTFDQAYQVMDEYLNGEVGDDQMAMLLMLIRVQNETNAEIGGFVKAFQSRVPAIGAEIDWPCYAGKRAAAGKPWHLLAARIMADNGHKILMHGYNDKPASREHAQDYLTACQVPLASDADHAELLLQTGNIAYLPLSAFAPQAELMMSWKNRYGLRTPINTVVRALNPGGAEIGLRGSFHPGFQQLHAEVEHVIGKTAHAVVSFKGQSGESEYNPKVSQTVWLSQTDGVHSYYWPEQYLSDIALPADCPLGTAEEDKVQMANSVVATMTAVLFAKTLDREQAMATAYQYWQHYVTQHAV; encoded by the coding sequence ATGAGTACGATTCTGGAATGTATTCGCACGGTCGGGCGCGGAGAACGCGGGCGTAAGCCGCTGACTTTTGATCAAGCCTATCAGGTGATGGATGAGTATCTGAATGGAGAGGTGGGTGATGACCAGATGGCCATGCTGCTGATGCTGATCCGGGTCCAGAATGAGACCAATGCGGAAATCGGCGGGTTTGTTAAAGCATTCCAGTCAAGAGTGCCAGCGATTGGTGCAGAAATTGACTGGCCATGTTATGCCGGTAAACGCGCTGCGGCGGGAAAACCATGGCATCTGCTGGCGGCCAGAATCATGGCAGATAATGGTCACAAGATCTTAATGCACGGTTACAATGACAAACCCGCATCCCGTGAACATGCCCAGGATTACCTGACCGCTTGCCAGGTACCGCTGGCATCCGATGCAGACCATGCCGAACTCCTGCTGCAAACCGGTAATATCGCCTATTTGCCGCTGAGCGCGTTTGCACCTCAGGCTGAGCTGATGATGAGCTGGAAAAATCGCTATGGTTTGCGTACACCGATCAATACCGTGGTGCGGGCGCTTAATCCTGGTGGTGCTGAGATAGGTCTGCGCGGCAGCTTTCACCCGGGTTTTCAGCAACTGCATGCAGAAGTTGAGCACGTGATTGGTAAGACGGCACATGCTGTCGTGTCGTTTAAAGGGCAATCCGGTGAGTCGGAGTATAATCCGAAAGTGAGCCAGACGGTGTGGCTGAGCCAAACCGACGGTGTGCACAGTTATTACTGGCCTGAACAATACCTGTCTGATATTGCATTACCTGCTGATTGCCCGCTTGGCACTGCGGAAGAGGACAAAGTGCAGATGGCGAATAGCGTGGTTGCCACCATGACTGCAGTGCTGTTTGCCAAAACCCTCGATCGCGAACAAGCCATGGCCACGGCTTACCAGTACTGGCAGCATTATGTGACCCAGCACGCGGTATAA
- the serS gene encoding serine--tRNA ligase, translating to MLDSKLLRTELDETAAKLARRGFKLDVDAIRTLEEQRKSIQVEVENLQSTRNSISKQIGQLMSQGDKAGAEEIKQQIGNLGADLDAKKVELDAVQNQLEAITQSVPNLPDDSVPDGKDENDNVEVSRWGTPKEYDFAVKDHVDLGEMGDGIDFASATKITGARFVVMKGQFARLHRAIAQFMLDLHTDEHGYTELYVPYLVNADTLFGTGQLPKFGKDLFHTEPLAEKASDEEPRRLSLIPTAEVPVTNLVRDTISEEADLPLKMTAHTPCFRSEAGSYGRDTRGLIRMHQFDKVELVQITKPEDSMAALEELTGHAEKVLQLLELPYRKVVLCTGDMGFGARKTYDLEVWVPAQKTYREISSCSNMWDFQARRMQARFRRKGEKKPELVHTLNGSGLAVGRTMVAILENYQQADGRIEIPAVLHKYMGGLTHIG from the coding sequence ATGCTGGATTCTAAATTACTTCGTACAGAGCTGGATGAAACAGCTGCAAAACTGGCGCGTCGCGGTTTCAAACTCGACGTAGACGCAATTCGTACACTTGAAGAACAACGTAAGTCGATTCAAGTAGAAGTTGAAAATTTACAATCCACGCGTAACTCCATCTCCAAGCAAATCGGTCAGTTAATGTCACAAGGTGACAAAGCTGGTGCCGAGGAAATTAAACAGCAAATCGGTAACCTGGGCGCCGACCTGGATGCGAAGAAAGTCGAACTGGACGCGGTTCAGAACCAACTGGAAGCGATCACGCAAAGTGTGCCTAACCTGCCAGATGATTCAGTACCCGATGGTAAAGATGAGAACGACAACGTTGAAGTGTCTCGTTGGGGTACACCGAAAGAGTATGACTTTGCAGTCAAAGATCATGTTGACCTGGGGGAAATGGGCGACGGTATTGATTTTGCCAGCGCAACCAAGATCACCGGTGCACGTTTTGTGGTGATGAAAGGTCAGTTTGCCCGTCTGCACCGCGCGATTGCGCAGTTCATGCTCGATCTGCATACCGATGAGCACGGTTACACCGAACTGTACGTGCCATACCTGGTCAACGCTGACACGCTGTTTGGTACTGGTCAGCTGCCTAAATTCGGTAAAGACCTGTTCCACACAGAGCCTCTGGCAGAAAAAGCCAGTGACGAAGAGCCTCGTCGTCTGTCTCTGATCCCAACGGCTGAAGTTCCGGTAACAAACTTGGTACGTGACACCATTTCAGAAGAAGCTGATCTGCCGCTGAAGATGACGGCACATACCCCATGTTTCCGTTCAGAAGCCGGTTCTTACGGTCGTGACACGCGTGGTTTGATTCGTATGCACCAGTTCGACAAAGTGGAGCTGGTTCAGATCACCAAGCCAGAAGATTCAATGGCGGCACTGGAAGAGCTGACCGGCCACGCAGAGAAAGTCCTGCAACTGCTGGAGCTGCCTTACCGCAAAGTGGTTCTTTGCACCGGTGATATGGGCTTTGGCGCTCGCAAGACTTACGATCTGGAAGTCTGGGTACCGGCGCAGAAAACCTACCGTGAAATCTCTTCGTGCTCAAACATGTGGGATTTCCAGGCGCGTCGTATGCAAGCACGTTTCCGCCGTAAAGGTGAGAAGAAACCTGAGCTGGTTCATACTCTGAACGGTTCAGGTCTGGCAGTCGGCCGTACTATGGTTGCTATCCTGGAGAACTACCAGCAAGCCGACGGCCGTATTGAGATTCCGGCAGTACTGCACAAATACATGGGTGGTCTGACTCACATCGGTTAA
- a CDS encoding replication-associated recombination protein A — protein sequence MSNYNFDFAGDEDFRPLAARMRPQTVDQYIGQQHILGPGKPLRRALEAGQIHSMILWGPPGTGKTTLAEVAANYANAEVERVSAVTSGVKEIRAAIEKARENKLAGRRTILFVDEVHRFNKSQQDAFLPHIEDGTVTFIGATTENPSFELNNALLSRARVYKLTSLSKDEILQALNQAIADSERGLGKETAQFHDQVLERLAELVNGDARMSLNYLELLYDMAEQDEQGVKQVTISLLAEVAGEKVARFDNKGDIWYDLISALHKSIRGSNPDGALYWAARMISAGCDPLYIARRLLAIASEDIGNADPRAMQVALSAWDCFHRVGAYEGTRAIAQAIVYLACAPKSNAVYTAWAQALNDAQNLPEYEVPIHLRNAPTKLMKEMGYGEEYRYAHDEPGAYAAGERYLPPEMTGTRYYEPTKRGLETKIGEKLDYLADLDAKSPRKRYEK from the coding sequence TTGAGTAATTACAATTTCGACTTTGCCGGGGATGAGGATTTTCGTCCCCTGGCTGCACGCATGCGACCGCAAACCGTTGACCAGTATATTGGCCAACAGCATATTCTCGGACCGGGTAAACCACTGCGCCGGGCGCTGGAGGCAGGTCAAATCCACTCAATGATTTTGTGGGGGCCGCCCGGCACCGGTAAAACCACCTTAGCTGAAGTGGCCGCGAATTATGCCAACGCGGAAGTCGAACGTGTCTCTGCGGTGACCTCAGGGGTAAAAGAGATTCGGGCTGCGATTGAAAAAGCGCGTGAGAACAAACTGGCGGGCAGACGGACCATTTTGTTTGTCGACGAGGTGCATCGTTTCAATAAATCGCAGCAGGATGCTTTCTTACCGCATATCGAAGATGGCACGGTGACCTTCATCGGAGCGACCACCGAGAACCCGTCATTCGAACTCAATAACGCATTGTTATCGCGTGCGCGGGTTTACAAACTGACATCGCTCAGCAAAGACGAAATCCTGCAGGCGCTTAATCAGGCGATCGCCGATAGCGAACGCGGGCTGGGCAAAGAGACAGCTCAGTTTCACGATCAGGTTTTGGAACGTTTGGCAGAACTGGTGAACGGCGATGCCCGTATGTCCCTCAATTATCTTGAGCTGCTGTATGATATGGCGGAGCAGGATGAGCAGGGTGTCAAACAGGTCACGATCAGTTTGCTGGCCGAAGTGGCCGGTGAAAAAGTAGCGCGCTTCGATAACAAGGGTGACATTTGGTATGACCTGATTTCTGCGCTACACAAATCGATTCGTGGTTCAAATCCGGACGGCGCCTTGTACTGGGCAGCGCGAATGATCAGCGCTGGGTGCGATCCGCTGTATATTGCCCGCCGTTTACTGGCGATCGCATCAGAAGATATTGGCAATGCCGATCCGCGTGCGATGCAGGTTGCTTTATCGGCCTGGGATTGCTTCCATCGGGTCGGTGCTTATGAAGGAACCCGCGCCATTGCCCAGGCGATTGTCTATCTCGCGTGTGCGCCCAAAAGCAATGCCGTTTATACCGCCTGGGCTCAGGCCCTCAATGACGCCCAAAATCTGCCGGAGTATGAAGTGCCGATCCATCTGCGTAACGCGCCGACCAAGCTGATGAAAGAGATGGGGTATGGCGAAGAGTACCGTTACGCCCATGACGAACCGGGTGCTTATGCCGCCGGTGAACGTTACCTGCCACCGGAAATGACCGGAACTCGCTACTATGAGCCAACCAAACGGGGCTTAGAAACCAAGATTGGTGAAAAGTTAGATTATCTGGCCGACCTGGACGCAAAAAGCCCACGAAAGCGCTATGAAAAGTAG
- the dusC gene encoding tRNA dihydrouridine(16) synthase DusC → MRVILGPMEGVLDHLMREMLTQINDYDFCVTEFVRVVSQPLPDHVFYRLCPELKQNSQTASGVPVKVQLLGQDPHWMAENAIRAAELGACGVDLNFGCPAKMVNQSKGGAALLQHPELIYQVIKACREAVPADIPVTAKIRLGWENPDDCFEIVDAVQQAKADELTVHARTKAGGYKANEIKWHYIDQIRQKTSLPLIANGEIWNYQDGQACIETTGVDSLMVCRGALNIPNLGNIVKHNHTAMPWNEVVDLLLKYSAYEVRGDKGKYYPNRVKQWFSYLRQAYPQAADLFREIRTMTQVEPIVDHFKRYRDELATQSA, encoded by the coding sequence ATGCGAGTAATTTTAGGCCCGATGGAGGGCGTACTGGATCACCTGATGCGTGAAATGCTGACACAGATTAACGATTACGATTTCTGTGTGACTGAGTTTGTGCGCGTGGTCAGCCAGCCATTACCGGACCATGTGTTTTATCGTCTCTGTCCGGAGTTGAAACAAAACTCACAAACCGCATCCGGCGTCCCGGTCAAGGTTCAGCTACTGGGTCAGGATCCGCACTGGATGGCAGAAAATGCCATTCGCGCGGCGGAACTGGGCGCATGTGGCGTTGACCTGAACTTCGGCTGCCCGGCAAAGATGGTCAACCAGAGCAAAGGCGGTGCAGCACTGCTGCAACATCCTGAACTGATTTACCAGGTGATCAAAGCCTGCCGTGAGGCGGTACCTGCTGATATCCCAGTAACGGCCAAAATTCGTCTCGGCTGGGAAAATCCTGATGACTGCTTTGAAATTGTCGATGCCGTGCAACAGGCAAAAGCCGATGAACTCACCGTACATGCCCGTACCAAAGCCGGCGGCTACAAAGCGAATGAAATTAAATGGCATTACATTGACCAGATTCGCCAGAAAACGTCACTACCGCTGATTGCCAACGGTGAAATCTGGAACTATCAGGATGGACAGGCCTGTATCGAAACCACCGGAGTCGATTCGCTGATGGTGTGCCGGGGTGCATTGAACATACCTAACCTGGGTAATATTGTTAAGCACAACCACACAGCCATGCCATGGAACGAAGTGGTGGATCTGCTGCTCAAGTATTCCGCCTACGAAGTGCGCGGCGACAAAGGGAAGTACTATCCTAACCGGGTTAAACAGTGGTTTTCTTACCTGCGTCAGGCCTATCCGCAAGCGGCTGACCTGTTCCGCGAAATCCGCACCATGACTCAGGTCGAACCTATTGTTGACCATTTCAAGCGTTACCGCGATGAACTAGCAACGCAAAGCGCTTAA
- the lolA gene encoding outer membrane lipoprotein chaperone LolA, with amino-acid sequence MNKWLALCFCSFSVFASPKETLSERLAMTEGFSAKFEQQVVSPDGDVVMEGNGEVDIARPSLFRWQTEAPDENLLVSDGKSLWYYSPFIEQVTIYDQAQATEQTPFVLLTRNRASDWDAYRVEENGDVFTLTPTAVDSNQGQFQITINNAGVVKGFNVIEQDGQKSLFTFDDVTQQTPPKSRFTFKVPDGVEVDDQRSE; translated from the coding sequence ATGAACAAATGGCTAGCACTGTGTTTTTGCAGTTTTTCCGTTTTCGCCTCACCCAAAGAGACATTGAGTGAACGTCTGGCGATGACCGAGGGTTTTAGTGCTAAATTTGAGCAACAGGTAGTCAGCCCGGACGGTGACGTCGTGATGGAAGGCAACGGTGAAGTGGATATTGCCCGCCCGAGCCTGTTCCGCTGGCAGACTGAAGCGCCAGATGAAAACTTGTTAGTCTCAGACGGCAAGTCATTGTGGTACTACAGTCCGTTCATTGAACAGGTGACGATTTATGATCAAGCGCAGGCCACAGAACAGACACCGTTTGTTCTGCTGACCCGTAACCGCGCCAGTGATTGGGACGCATACCGGGTTGAAGAAAACGGCGATGTGTTTACCCTCACGCCAACGGCCGTTGATTCCAATCAAGGCCAGTTCCAAATCACCATTAACAACGCTGGTGTCGTCAAAGGTTTCAATGTGATTGAGCAGGACGGCCAGAAAAGTCTTTTCACCTTTGATGATGTTACGCAGCAAACACCACCGAAGAGTCGTTTCACCTTTAAAGTGCCGGATGGCGTAGAAGTGGACGATCAGCGCTCAGAGTAA
- the bioA gene encoding adenosylmethionine--8-amino-7-oxononanoate transaminase, with product MDLAFDRQHIWHPYTSTLTPLTCYPVTHADGVSLYLEDGTELVDGMSSWWSAIHGYNHPRLNQAAHQQINKMSHVMFGGITHQPAIDACRKLLELAPDNLQHVFLADSGSVAVEVSLKMALQYWHAKGEQRPKFLTLRHGYHGDTFAAMSVTDPDNSMHSLYKGFLPEHLFAESPRGGFWQEWDDNDIVDFRRQLTDNHHQIAAVILEPIVQGAGGMRIYHPQFLREVRALCDEFGVLLILDEIATGFGRTGKLFACEHAGIAPDILCVGKALTGGYMTLSATLASKDVADTVCGGEAGCFMHGPTFMGNPLACSVAAASLELIAENHWQQQVKQIEQCFAERLPLLNHYPQVKATRWLGAIGVVETHHPVHMEAIQALFVEHGVWIRPFGRLIYMMPPFISEAHHLDQLLNAVEAALQTPECFQS from the coding sequence ATGGATCTCGCCTTCGACCGCCAGCACATCTGGCATCCTTACACTTCGACCCTTACACCTCTGACCTGCTACCCGGTGACCCATGCCGACGGTGTCTCGCTCTATCTTGAGGATGGTACAGAGCTGGTAGACGGCATGTCTTCCTGGTGGTCCGCCATTCACGGTTATAATCATCCGCGCCTTAATCAGGCCGCTCACCAACAGATTAATAAGATGTCTCACGTCATGTTCGGCGGCATTACCCATCAGCCGGCGATTGATGCCTGCCGCAAGCTGCTGGAGCTGGCTCCGGACAATCTGCAACATGTTTTTCTGGCTGATTCCGGCTCAGTCGCGGTTGAAGTCAGCCTGAAAATGGCGCTGCAGTACTGGCATGCCAAAGGCGAACAGCGTCCGAAGTTTCTCACTCTGCGCCACGGCTATCACGGCGATACCTTCGCCGCGATGTCAGTCACCGATCCGGACAATTCGATGCACAGTCTGTATAAAGGCTTCCTGCCGGAGCATCTGTTTGCTGAGTCGCCGCGAGGCGGTTTTTGGCAAGAGTGGGATGACAACGACATCGTCGATTTCCGTCGACAGCTCACCGATAACCATCACCAGATAGCCGCAGTGATCTTAGAGCCCATCGTGCAGGGTGCAGGAGGAATGCGTATCTATCACCCGCAGTTCCTGCGTGAAGTGCGCGCCTTGTGCGACGAATTTGGCGTCTTGCTGATCCTGGATGAAATTGCGACCGGATTTGGCCGCACCGGCAAGTTGTTTGCCTGCGAACACGCAGGCATTGCACCGGACATTCTGTGTGTCGGTAAAGCGCTGACAGGTGGCTACATGACCTTATCGGCCACCCTGGCCAGCAAAGACGTCGCCGATACAGTGTGCGGCGGTGAGGCCGGCTGCTTTATGCATGGTCCAACGTTTATGGGCAATCCGCTGGCATGTTCAGTCGCGGCTGCGAGTCTGGAATTAATTGCAGAAAATCACTGGCAACAACAGGTTAAACAGATTGAGCAATGCTTTGCTGAGCGTTTACCTCTCCTCAACCACTATCCGCAAGTCAAAGCAACGCGCTGGCTTGGCGCCATCGGGGTGGTAGAAACACATCATCCGGTGCACATGGAAGCGATTCAGGCATTATTTGTCGAACATGGAGTGTGGATTCGCCCGTTTGGCCGTTTGATCTATATGATGCCACCATTTATCAGTGAAGCTCATCATCTCGACCAACTGCTTAACGCGGTAGAAGCGGCCTTACAGACCCCGGAATGTTTTCAGTCGTAG
- the bioF gene encoding 8-amino-7-oxononanoate synthase gives MPAFNSRIEQALAARKQQGLSRTLQVLQGSNKVRFEQNGRQFVNFSSNDYLGLAADPELVKAWQVGLDKYGCGSGASPLVTGFNYAHQALEQELCQWLGYERAVLFGSGFSANQALLFTLLNKDDVVIQDKLNHASLLEAGLLSAATMKRFRHNDIKHLNQLLNADSAAKLVVTEGVFSMDGDQAPLAQIQHSIEGKAWLTVDDAHGIGILGRKGAGSCDAAGIKADILVATFGKAFGLSGAAILCNASVGDYLTQFARHHVYSTAMPPSQAHALTHAAQMIQSQQWRRDKLVELSDTYDAMLKDLPGYMATDTTIKPFVLGSAARTLDVAEQMKQSGCWMTAIRPPTVPQGSARLRITLTASHQVAHVQHMAESLLRCLEEQT, from the coding sequence ATGCCAGCGTTTAACTCCAGAATCGAGCAAGCCCTTGCCGCGCGCAAGCAGCAGGGGCTGAGCCGGACTCTGCAGGTGCTGCAGGGCAGCAATAAGGTTCGTTTTGAACAAAACGGCCGCCAGTTTGTCAATTTTTCCAGTAACGATTATCTCGGGCTGGCGGCGGATCCTGAACTGGTCAAAGCCTGGCAGGTTGGTTTGGATAAATATGGCTGTGGCAGCGGTGCATCGCCTTTGGTCACCGGCTTCAACTATGCCCATCAGGCTCTTGAACAAGAGCTGTGTCAGTGGCTCGGTTACGAGCGTGCGGTGCTGTTCGGCTCTGGTTTCAGCGCAAACCAGGCGCTGTTGTTTACCCTGCTCAACAAAGACGATGTTGTCATTCAGGATAAACTGAATCATGCCTCGCTGCTGGAAGCCGGATTACTCAGTGCAGCGACTATGAAGCGCTTTCGTCATAATGATATCAAGCATCTCAACCAACTGCTGAATGCCGATAGCGCCGCTAAGCTGGTCGTCACTGAAGGCGTATTCAGTATGGATGGCGATCAGGCTCCGTTGGCGCAAATTCAGCATAGTATTGAAGGGAAAGCCTGGCTGACCGTCGATGATGCGCACGGCATTGGAATTCTGGGGCGCAAAGGGGCAGGCAGTTGTGATGCTGCGGGTATAAAAGCGGATATTCTGGTGGCGACCTTCGGTAAAGCGTTTGGTCTGTCCGGTGCCGCGATTTTATGTAACGCTTCGGTCGGGGATTATCTGACCCAGTTTGCCCGTCATCATGTTTACTCTACCGCGATGCCGCCTTCCCAGGCCCACGCCCTGACTCACGCCGCGCAGATGATTCAGTCCCAGCAGTGGCGCCGGGATAAGTTGGTCGAGTTATCCGATACCTATGATGCCATGCTCAAAGATTTGCCTGGCTATATGGCAACTGATACCACCATTAAGCCTTTTGTTCTCGGCAGTGCCGCAAGGACCCTGGATGTTGCTGAGCAAATGAAACAGTCCGGATGCTGGATGACAGCGATTCGCCCGCCAACTGTGCCGCAGGGCAGTGCAAGGCTGCGTATTACGCTGACTGCCAGTCATCAGGTCGCTCATGTCCAGCATATGGCAGAGAGCCTGCTGCGCTGTCTGGAGGAGCAAACATGA
- the bioB gene encoding biotin synthase BioB has protein sequence METRHNWTVAEVNALLEKPFMDLLFEAQLVHRQFHPNNYVQVSTLLSIKTGACPEDCKYCPQSAHYRTDVDKERLMEVERVLDAAQKAKNSGSTRFCMGAAWKNPKARDMPLLKEMISGVKGMGLETCMTLGMLDSEQAKELADAGLDYYNHNLDTSPEFYGNIITTRTYQDRLDTLSHVRDAGMKICSGGIIGMGESTNDRAGLLVELANLPVHPESVPINMLVKVKGTPLETAEDVEPFDFVRLIAVARIMMPQSAVRLSAGRENMNEQMQALCFMAGANSIFYGCKLLTTPNPAEDSDMMLFKKLGINSQQVAQKPDEITENELLDRVVERVAARPTADDIFYDASV, from the coding sequence GTGGAAACTCGTCATAACTGGACAGTGGCTGAAGTCAACGCCCTGCTTGAAAAACCGTTTATGGACCTGTTGTTTGAGGCACAGCTGGTGCATCGCCAGTTTCACCCCAATAACTATGTTCAGGTCAGCACTTTATTGTCGATAAAAACCGGTGCCTGCCCAGAAGACTGTAAGTATTGTCCGCAAAGTGCTCACTACCGTACTGACGTTGATAAAGAGCGTCTGATGGAAGTGGAACGTGTATTAGACGCCGCGCAAAAAGCGAAAAACTCAGGTTCCACCCGTTTCTGTATGGGCGCGGCGTGGAAGAACCCGAAAGCGCGTGATATGCCATTGCTTAAAGAGATGATCTCAGGCGTGAAAGGCATGGGGCTGGAAACCTGTATGACGCTGGGTATGCTCGATTCTGAACAGGCGAAAGAGCTGGCTGACGCCGGGCTGGATTACTATAACCACAACCTGGACACCTCGCCTGAGTTCTACGGTAACATCATCACCACGCGTACTTATCAGGATCGCCTGGATACCTTGTCCCACGTGCGTGATGCCGGCATGAAAATCTGTTCAGGCGGTATTATCGGCATGGGCGAAAGCACCAATGACCGAGCCGGACTACTGGTTGAACTGGCTAATCTGCCGGTACACCCGGAAAGTGTGCCGATTAACATGCTGGTTAAAGTCAAAGGCACGCCGCTGGAGACAGCTGAAGATGTGGAGCCGTTTGATTTTGTTCGTCTGATCGCGGTTGCCCGCATCATGATGCCACAGTCGGCAGTGCGCTTGTCAGCCGGTCGCGAGAATATGAATGAGCAGATGCAGGCACTTTGCTTCATGGCTGGAGCTAACTCTATTTTCTATGGTTGCAAGTTACTGACCACACCAAACCCGGCTGAAGACAGCGATATGATGCTGTTCAAAAAGCTGGGCATAAATAGTCAACAAGTGGCTCAAAAGCCAGATGAAATTACTGAAAATGAACTGCTGGATCGCGTGGTAGAGCGTGTGGCAGCTCGTCCAACCGCGGATGACATTTTCTACGATGCCAGCGTTTAA
- a CDS encoding YecA family protein: MSYQLVNLTQDECDQSPLFIEGAVYAANLATKPLDPEEWLQAVFGEQAGAIKPAVVEQIHAQYNQLKQNSYGLLALLAAQPESSEEALADFAEGFMNVWPHVEPLWHEVHLSDGSVRMLQALLTTLMLAIDEEQTHAEMKAAGYDLPPDLASMIKQLDLMVHEVALAADEAMLGSKAQSINPFKDIGRNDACPCGSGKKFKQCCGLAVG, translated from the coding sequence ATGAGCTATCAGCTAGTCAATCTGACTCAGGATGAGTGTGACCAATCACCGTTGTTTATTGAAGGTGCAGTATATGCCGCCAATCTGGCGACGAAACCGCTCGACCCTGAAGAATGGTTGCAAGCCGTGTTTGGTGAGCAGGCCGGTGCGATTAAACCAGCTGTCGTGGAGCAAATCCATGCTCAGTACAATCAGTTAAAGCAGAACAGCTACGGCTTGCTGGCACTATTGGCAGCGCAACCTGAGTCCAGTGAAGAGGCGTTGGCTGATTTTGCCGAAGGTTTTATGAATGTCTGGCCGCACGTTGAGCCGTTGTGGCATGAAGTCCATCTGTCAGATGGATCGGTGCGTATGCTGCAAGCTCTGCTGACGACCCTGATGCTGGCGATTGATGAAGAGCAGACGCACGCGGAAATGAAAGCGGCAGGCTACGATTTACCGCCCGACCTGGCCTCGATGATCAAGCAGTTGGATCTGATGGTCCATGAAGTTGCTCTGGCTGCCGATGAAGCCATGCTTGGTTCAAAAGCGCAGAGTATAAATCCATTTAAAGATATCGGCCGTAATGACGCCTGTCCTTGTGGCAGTGGCAAAAAGTTTAAGCAGTGCTGCGGATTGGCTGTTGGCTGA
- a CDS encoding ABC transporter ATP-binding protein, whose translation MIRLEDIQVTFNPGTILENRALRGVNLEVPEHQFLTVIGSNGAGKSTLLGAVTGETPMVGGQVLIDDIDVTRQSVDRRANLCARVFQDPLAGTCGALTIEENMALAYMRGKRRGWKHALSSNRRKLFQERISILGLGLEDRLGDSIGLLSGGQRQAVSLVMATLSDSKLLLLDEHTAALDPRMAAFIIDLTKKIVTEFNLTVMMVTHSMKDALACGDRTVMLHQGNIVLDVAGEQRANMDVPDLLEMFSKVRGEELSDDSLLLS comes from the coding sequence ATGATTCGGTTAGAAGATATTCAAGTGACCTTTAATCCCGGCACAATCCTCGAAAACCGCGCTCTGCGCGGCGTGAATCTTGAAGTGCCGGAGCATCAGTTCCTGACCGTTATTGGGTCGAACGGCGCCGGTAAATCGACGCTGCTTGGCGCTGTCACCGGTGAAACGCCGATGGTGGGCGGGCAAGTCTTGATTGATGACATTGATGTTACGCGCCAGAGTGTCGATCGCCGCGCAAATTTGTGTGCGCGGGTGTTTCAGGATCCGCTGGCCGGTACCTGTGGTGCCCTGACCATTGAAGAGAATATGGCTCTGGCCTACATGCGTGGTAAACGTCGTGGCTGGAAACATGCTTTGTCCAGCAATCGTCGTAAGTTGTTTCAGGAGCGGATCAGTATTCTGGGCTTAGGCCTGGAAGATCGCCTCGGAGACAGTATCGGCCTGTTATCCGGTGGTCAGCGTCAGGCTGTCAGTCTGGTGATGGCGACGTTATCGGACAGTAAGCTGTTGCTTTTAGATGAACATACTGCTGCGCTGGATCCGCGTATGGCGGCATTCATCATCGATCTGACCAAGAAAATCGTGACCGAGTTTAATCTGACGGTGATGATGGTCACCCACTCGATGAAAGATGCATTGGCGTGTGGTGATCGCACTGTCATGCTGCATCAGGGTAATATCGTTCTGGATGTGGCAGGTGAGCAGCGTGCCAATATGGATGTGCCGGATCTGCTGGAGATGTTCTCCAAAGTGCGCGGTGAAGAGTTGTCTGATGATAGTCTGCTGCTGAGCTAG